The Nymphaea colorata isolate Beijing-Zhang1983 chromosome 5, ASM883128v2, whole genome shotgun sequence DNA segment TAGGACATGCTAACGATGTTAATGAACTGATGCATTCAGCTGGTAGAGCAAAACATGTGAGGATATTCTCAGATGCTGAAAAATGGAGCAAAAGTGATTCTGCTAGTTGGCCAGAGAATGACAGATCAATGCAGAGCTCTTTTGCCAGGAAAGTTGAAGATAAGTGTGGTTCGTTCTTGAAAGATCCTGCCTTACAAGTGGGCTCAAATCCAAAGAATCTTAGTCCATCTGATGCATGGAAAAGCGAAGACAAGGGAAGTGTGCACAAGTATAATATTTCTTTGGCTGGGAGTGCTTTAGGAAATATTCGAAAGCTTGATGATGATGGAAAAATACATCCTGATGATGGCGATAGATgtgtaaaaaattatttggatgAAGCCACCCCGAATCAAACATTGTCGGACACATTGAAGAGCATCTCGATGAGTATCTCATATAAAAATAGAGGCCCACAACCAGAACATGAGTGTCAGCATGTAAACAGTGGGATGGAAGAAAATTCGGCAGATAAACCTTCTCAAATGAAGGGCACAGGGACAATCTCAATGGGCATCTCATATAAAAATAGAGACATGCAACCAGACCTTGATTGTCAGCATATAAACAGTGATTTGGAAGAAAATGCAGCAGATAAACCTTCTCAAATGAAGCACACAGGGAATTCCTATTTTGTGTCTGTTTCGGTGGATCAGCCTGTAGAAACGATACCAAATACTGTCATTCACCCTCGCAGTCCTGAAGTTGGATATGCAGCTAATACTGGTTGTATTGGCTTGTCGCAACCTCCTGAATGCAGCAATAACATGTTAAATGCAAATATTCCTGTAGAGAACTTAGGGGGTAGGGAAAGTAATGTTGGCAAGCATCCTGaaatacaaaaagtttcttGCTCAGAGATCATGTACCTCACAGAATCAGGAATAGTAATGCCATTAGCTACTAAGTTTAATCGCGTGCCTGCAAGGTTGTCATGTAGTCCTGTTGTTTTAGCACATAAAAAGTTTCCATGTCAGCCATGTAAAGGTAATGCAGAAAATGCAAAAGGTGGAGTCTTTGTAGGAAATTCTGTTGGTGAAAGGATTAGAGATGCAGCAAAATTAGTTATTGAAGGATGCACAACAAGATCAAATTCTAAAATTGTCAAAGATGAGCATGTTGAATCTGAAAATGACAGTTTATTGCGGAGCCCTGTAAAGAGAACTAAGACATGCCAACTTGGTTTGTCTAAACAACTACCACAAAGAGGTGCACTGTTGAAGTCAGAGACAATCAAGGTCACAAgcaaagatgcatcacctgTAACTCCGAGCACAAGGAGAGTGACAAGAGCTAGGGCTAAGTCAACTTCTTTTGAAGGCCTTGAGAAAGAAGAACAGAATGGTGGTTCTGGTCTGAAGGATGGTTACAACAAGGATGCCACTATCCCAATGGAGTGTTCTAAGGATGCCTTTCTTGACATGGATGGAAACACATCAGGTGCATCCGAGTTTGGAATTGGGGGAAACAAAGATAAAATGAGGTTAGGTGCTGAAACTAATGATAGCAGACACCGAAGTACTACATTGAGAGCTACGTCAAGTAGCTTGAGGAGCTCACAGAAGGAGGGAAAACGGGGCCGTTCTACCCAGCAGGCTGCTAATGGAGAGGATGTCTCTACCTCAATAAGCTGCTCTCAGGATACTGTTTTTAACATGGACAGTAGAAGGTCAAACTCTTCTGAGTATGAAcctggaaaaaacaaaaataaagtggGGTTAGATGCTAAAAATTCTGATAGTGGTCAAAGAATTACTAGATCAAGGGCTACGTCAAGGAGCATGAGGTGCTCTCGGaaagggggagagggagactgTCATATTCAGAAGGATACTAGTAACATGGATGTCACTGCTTCAAAAAGCTGTTTCAAGGGAGCTTTATGTGAGAGGAAGTCTGGTGAAACCGAGATGCATGTCCAATATGTGAGTGCAGTTTGGCGTGTTTAGTTTAACTCCCTGGTAGCAATATTGTACATAAGCATAATTTTGTCTTGCATTGGATTAATTTTCTGGTAGCCGTATTATCCATGATCAAACTGCAGATAAGATATTTTTAATGGTTGTGTTATACCATTTATGCCATTACCATTTAGCATCTTCACAAATATTAGTAATAAGATTGTACTTACATGGTGACGCCATATTTAGTTGGGAACTTGGGTCGCATTGACAATGTTACTATTTTTGTCTCTACTTCCTCCATTTGATGCCATTGGCTTTCATTTCTCTTGTTTGCTCCTATTTGAAAATAACCTTAATATTACCTTAGTGTGACTTGTCACCTCCAGGTCTAGTGCTTTGTTTCCCTAAGTTGTCTTCAGGCCCTCagggcagagccaggatttcGTCCTTTTTTATGTGTGTTAGGGGGTGGGGGATGGGGAATAGTCGTGCAACACACTAAAtagaatttttgaattttttttcacagGGCCAAGTCCTATTTTTATAAAGTTTTATAGGGGCAAAACGAATTAAtatataaaactaaaattttcaaacatgaGTTTAGAGGGGTGCGGGGCATGGCCACTGTGGGCCTCCTTAGCTTTGCGCTTGCTTCAGGTATTCCCCTTGTATTGATATTGTCATACTCCTTTCATCCTTCAGTCTAAATTGtctaaactatttttttctgtatgttaatcttctctctctctctacccccaACACATATACCCAAATATGGTGTTCATTGCATCCTTAATTTATTTAACTATCAATGTATTCATTACACTGTGAAACTTAAGTTAAATATTAAACTGCCATGGTTTTTTTAATCAGCGTATAGTGTTTGATCTCAACTTTTGGCAGGACAGGAGATTTATTTGAGCCTTGATGGCCGGTATAAATGGATTGTTGAGATCATCCAAGACTTAGCTATATTGCTCTTATCAGCTGGGTTGGCCGAGATCACCTATAGGATCCCACTACTAAAGCTGGGCGTCAGGCTAGGTACCTGATGGGCTTTTGGGTCCTTGGCTGAAAAAGGATCAGGCTCGGGCTGTGAAATGAGGCCTTGGGCCCGCCCGATAACTTTTTGGCCCgactatctatctatctatctatctatctatctatatatatatatatatatatatatatatatatatttcattataaatattgtatttatatattacacttatatatattatatgtttttttattataatcagGTTGCGTGGGGCTGGGCTGGGGCTGTTGTTACAGGTGGCGGACTGGCTGAAGCCCGATTTGGATTGGACCAGGCCAGGCCCAATGCAGCACTAATGGCGTCTAATTGCTGCCATTCATTGCCATTTTCCTGGACCTACCTACAACAACTAGCCAAGATCTATGAACAGCATTAAGTGGTGCATGCTCTCAAGGCAGTGAATATGCTATCACACTTTCGAAATGATGCTCTTAATGAGGAAAGCGTGTCGAAGTTGAAAGGGATAGTCCTAAGATTAGAAGTTCTATTGTGCTTGCATAGGACTGCTACACAATGTCTTCTAAGCTTGTAGTCAATGTCAAGAGCTTATGGATTCCCAAAGATCATATGGTGGTGGACACAACACCCATCTAGTCTGTAACTCATTTGGACCAAACCGGCCATGTTGTTTTGTTATTGCTGCCCAATCTACCTCACTACTTAGTGTTTTGGTCTTGGTGGTTTGAGACATTTGTTAGACTCTCTACCCTCCAAATGGTTGTCTTGGTTGGTCCTGTAAGGTTATCGTAGTTTTGTTTGTATTAGCTCAATCCTTAGATCAATCTTGTTCCATGAACTAATTGTAAGAAAGTGCATGACGTACTCATCCTCATCCTTCCATATGGTATCCTTTTCACCTTCATTTTAGATTACTGAGATTTGTCTGacccattgtcacaaatattgttcttgagTTTTTAACAATGGAtttttttctcaggtatttatTGGTAAAGTtaatttttcttagaaaaattttggg contains these protein-coding regions:
- the LOC116255105 gene encoding uncharacterized protein LOC116255105 isoform X3 — protein: MNVGIALRFMEKLRRSSVHSNSPSETREAGSFGDCKSHIVDNVVLLRDWYLIKSPKAHMGKRLAVGGILSKGDQGVNNFESAPIIQRVNASRLRTADGLTILLFGLIDGRRTSENGFPNEALSFFQIGFPFTWEFLADGYISSDDTSCSSLGHANDVNELMHSAGRAKHVRIFSDAEKWSKSDSASWPENDRSMQSSFARKVEDKCGSFLKDPALQVGSNPKNLSPSDAWKSEDKGSVHKYNISLAGSALGNIRKLDDDGKIHPDDGDRCVKNYLDEATPNQTLSDTLKSISMSISYKNRGPQPEHECQHVNSGMEENSADKPSQMKGTGTISMGISYKNRDMQPDLDCQHINSDLEENAADKPSQMKHTGNSYFVSVSVDQPVETIPNTVIHPRSPEVGYAANTGCIGLSQPPECSNNMLNANIPVENLGGRESNVGKHPEIQKVSCSEIMYLTESGIVMPLATKFNRVPARLSCSPVVLAHKKFPCQPCKGNAENAKGGVFVGNSVGERIRDAAKLVIEGCTTRSNSKIVKDEHVESENDSLLRSPVKRTKTCQLGLSKQLPQRGALLKSETIKVTSKDASPVTPSTRRVTRARAKSTSFEGLEKEEQNGGSGLKDGYNKDATIPMECSKDAFLDMDGNTSGASEFGIGGNKDKMRLGAETNDSRHRSTTLRATSSSLRSSQKEGKRGRSTQQAANGEDVSTSISCSQDTVFNMDSRRSNSSEYEPGKNKNKVGLDAKNSDSGQRITRSRATSRSMRCSRKGGEGDCHIQKDTSNMDVTASKSCFKGALCERKSGETEMHVQYVAWGWAGAVVTGGGLAEARFGLDQARPNAALMASNCCHSLPFSWTYLQQLAKIYEQH
- the LOC116255105 gene encoding uncharacterized protein LOC116255105 isoform X1, with the protein product MNVGIALRFMEKLRRSSVHSNSPSETREAGSFGDCKSHIVDNVVLLRDWYLIKSPKAHMGKRLAVGGILSKGDQGVNNFESAPIIQRVNASRLRTADGLTILLFGLIDGRRTSENGFPNEALSFFQIGFPFTWEFLADGYISSDDTSCSSLGHANDVNELMHSAGRAKHVRIFSDAEKWSKSDSASWPENDRSMQSSFARKVEDKCGSFLKDPALQVGSNPKNLSPSDAWKSEDKGSVHKYNISLAGSALGNIRKLDDDGKIHPDDGDRCVKNYLDEATPNQTLSDTLKSISMSISYKNRGPQPEHECQHVNSGMEENSADKPSQMKGTGTISMGISYKNRDMQPDLDCQHINSDLEENAADKPSQMKHTGNSYFVSVSVDQPVETIPNTVIHPRSPEVGYAANTGCIGLSQPPECSNNMLNANIPVENLGGRESNVGKHPEIQKVSCSEIMYLTESGIVMPLATKFNRVPARLSCSPVVLAHKKFPCQPCKGNAENAKGGVFVGNSVGERIRDAAKLVIEGCTTRSNSKIVKDEHVESENDSLLRSPVKRTKTCQLGLSKQLPQRGALLKSETIKVTSKDASPVTPSTRRVTRARAKSTSFEGLEKEEQNGGSGLKDGYNKDATIPMECSKDAFLDMDGNTSGASEFGIGGNKDKMRLGAETNDSRHRSTTLRATSSSLRSSQKEGKRGRSTQQAANGEDVSTSISCSQDTVFNMDSRRSNSSEYEPGKNKNKVGLDAKNSDSGQRITRSRATSRSMRCSRKGGEGDCHIQKDTSNMDVTASKSCFKGALCERKSGETEMHVQYACRPFVPSGSAEKSSSAPGKALNLKMSSSGRLIVPPLAHWRNEQIVYDTEGGITCIFDGSQFIRRPAGTHSGQHANKKQKAA
- the LOC116255105 gene encoding uncharacterized protein LOC116255105 isoform X2, which codes for MNVGIALRFMEKLRRSSVHSNSPSETREAGSFGDCKSHIVDNVVLLRDWYLIKSPKAHMGKRLAVGGILSKGDQGVNNFESAPIIQRVNASRLRTADGLTILLFGLIDGRRTSENGFPNEALSFFQIGFPFTWEFLADGYISSDDTSCSSLGHANDVNELMHSAGRAKHVRIFSDAEKWSKSDSASWPENDRSMQSSFARKVEDKCGSFLKDPALQVGSNPKNLSPSDAWKSEDKGSVHKYNISLAGSALGNIRKLDDDGKIHPDDGDRCVKNYLDEATPNQTLSDTLKSISMSISYKNRGPQPEHECQHVNSGMEENSADKPSQMKGTGTISMGISYKNRDMQPDLDCQHINSDLEENAADKPSQMKHTGNSYFVSVSVDQPVETIPNTVIHPRSPEVGYAANTGCIGLSQPPECSNNMLNANIPVENLGGRESNVGKHPEIQKVSCSEIMYLTESGIVMPLATKFNRVPARLSCSPVVLAHKKFPCQPCKGNAENAKGGVFVGNSVGERIRDAAKLVIEGCTTRSNSKIVKDEHVESENDSLLRSPVKRTKTCQLGLSKQLPQRGALLKSETIKVTSKDASPVTPSTRRVTRARAKSTSFEGLEKEEQNGGSGLKDGYNKDATIPMECSKDAFLDMDGNTSGASEFGIGGNKDKMRLGAETNDSRHRSTTLRATSSSLRSSQKEGKRGRSTQQAANGEDVSTSISCSQDTVFNMDSRRSNSSEYEPGKNKNKVGLDAKNSDSGQRITRSRATSRSMRCSRKGGEGDCHIQKDTSNMDVTASKSCFKGALCERKSGETEMHVQYACRPFVPSGSAEKSSSAPGKALNLKMSSSGRLIVPPLAHWRNEQIVYDTEGGITCIFDGSQFIRRPGTHSGQHANKKQKAA